A region from the Cannabis sativa cultivar Pink pepper isolate KNU-18-1 chromosome 9, ASM2916894v1, whole genome shotgun sequence genome encodes:
- the LOC115723750 gene encoding uncharacterized mitochondrial protein AtMg00810-like, whose translation MVTFKLLLAIVTIKNWHTLQLDVNNMFLNGDLNEEVYMQLSKGLILPPEVADEPNVVCKLNKSIYGLKQSTRQWYKKLSDALIQEGFVQSQADYTLFTRGSQDSFFAILVYVDDIILTDPNLSLLNQLHSTLNEKFSLQALCTLKYFLGFEIARAKEGLVLSQRKYTLQLLDDNSYIGNKPTKTPMDPRIKLDDQQGEPLEDPSPYRQLVGKLLHLTLSRQDITFAVNILSQFMSSPRTPHMQAAHHLYRYLKGSPGQGLLYSASSSLSLKGFFDSDWASCSITRQSTTGFCIFIRDCLISWRTKKQPTISRSSVEVEY comes from the coding sequence ATGGTCACTTTCAAACTCTTATTGGCAATTGTCACTATCAAGAATTGGCACACATTACAACTAGATGTCAACAACATGTTTCTAAATGGAGACCTCAATGAAGAGGTCTATATGCAACTTTCCAAAGGTTTGATACTTCCACCAGAAGTTGCTGATGAACCCAACGTAGTGTGCAAATTGAACAAATCGATCTATGGCTTAAAACAATCAACAAGACAATGGTACAAAAAATTGTCTGATGCTTTGATTCAGGAAGGATTTGTTCAATCTCAGGCCGACTACACTCTATTTACCAGAGGTTCACAAGACAGTTTTTTTGCCATATTGGTTTATGTGGACGACATTATACTCACGGATCCAAATTTATCCCTACTAAATCAACTACATTCTACTTTAAATGAGAAATTTTCTCTTCAAGCTCTTTGCACTCTCAAATATTTTCTAGGATTTGAGATAGCTCGTGCCAAAGAAGGTTTGGTGTTATCACAACGAAAGTATACACTCCAGCTCTTAGATGACAACAGCTATATAGGGAATAAGCCAACCAAAACCCCCATGGATCCTAGAATCAAGTTAGATGATCAACAAGGAGAACCCCTTGAAGATCCTTCTCCCTATCGACAACTTGTGGGAAAACTGTTACATCTTACACTTTCCAGACAAGACATAACATTTGCAGTTAACATTCTCAGTCAATTCATGTCCTCGCCACGTACTCCACACATGCAAGCTGCACACCATCTTTACCGTTACCTAAAAGGGAGCCCTGGTCAGGGCCTTCTTTACTCTGCCTCATCCTCATTGAGCCTAAAGGGATTTTTTGACTCAGACTGGGCCTCCTGCTCAATAACACGTCAATCAACTACTGGATTCTGCATTTTTATTCGCGACTGCTTAATATCTTGGCGTACCAAGAAGCaacctaccatttctcgaaGCTCTGTTGAAGTAGAATACTAG